Proteins encoded in a region of the Synechococcus sp. UW179A genome:
- the argB gene encoding acetylglutamate kinase, which produces MDDALRVSVLSEALPYIQRFAGRRIVVKYGGAAMAHAELQTAVFRDLALLCSVGVQPVVVHGGGPEINHWLKRLAIAPEFKDGLRVTDHETMDVVEMVLVGRVNKQIVNGLNRLGAKAVGLSGSDGSLVEARSWGDGSHGMVGDVAKVNPDVLEALLEGGYVPVLSSVAANPDGVAHNINADTVAGEVAAALQAEKLILLTDTPGILRNREDPGSLIRQLKLSEARQLIHEGVVAGGMTPKTECCIRALAQGVSAAHIVDGRVAHALLLEVFTDAGIGTMVVGRS; this is translated from the coding sequence ATGGATGATGCCCTCAGAGTCTCTGTTTTGAGTGAGGCTCTTCCTTATATCCAGCGCTTTGCAGGCCGCAGGATCGTGGTCAAGTACGGCGGTGCGGCCATGGCCCATGCCGAGCTACAAACAGCCGTGTTCAGAGATCTGGCATTGCTCTGCAGTGTTGGAGTCCAGCCAGTTGTTGTGCACGGCGGGGGGCCAGAAATCAATCACTGGTTGAAGCGACTGGCCATCGCACCTGAATTCAAGGATGGTCTGCGAGTGACTGACCACGAAACGATGGACGTGGTGGAAATGGTCCTAGTTGGCCGAGTCAACAAACAGATCGTGAACGGACTCAACCGACTTGGCGCCAAAGCGGTCGGCCTGAGCGGCAGTGACGGCAGCCTGGTGGAAGCCCGCTCCTGGGGAGATGGCAGCCACGGAATGGTCGGCGATGTGGCCAAGGTCAATCCCGACGTGCTTGAAGCACTGCTGGAGGGTGGTTATGTGCCCGTGCTCTCCAGCGTGGCCGCAAACCCCGATGGAGTTGCCCACAACATCAACGCCGACACCGTGGCCGGCGAAGTTGCCGCCGCCCTGCAAGCCGAGAAGCTGATTTTGTTAACGGACACACCAGGCATCCTGCGCAACCGCGAGGATCCGGGATCGCTGATCCGTCAGCTGAAGCTTTCAGAAGCCAGGCAGCTGATTCACGAGGGTGTGGTGGCCGGGGGCATGACACCCAAGACCGAATGTTGTATCAGAGCTCTCGCCCAGGGAGTTTCGGCTGCCCACATCGTGGATGGACGCGTCGCCCATGCCCTGCTGCTGGAAGTGTTCACCGATGCTGGCATCGGCACCATGGTGGTGGGACGCAGCTGA
- a CDS encoding DUF2854 domain-containing protein — protein MNDLLSPGSLVTIAGGVLTVVGAVAYGTGAANLSLPTIFYGIPILLGGLALKSSELPPAKRITPKAQLKREREAATPELGKLLGDVTRWRYGQKAHLESSLESLKLWDEDNPPQLLEIEEIVQSGHYGLRLRFACEAVPLQTWQERRDRLSRFFAKGFEATITPLSGERLDLILLPVGVSTSDQPADSGELANG, from the coding sequence ATGAACGATCTGCTCTCGCCAGGAAGCCTGGTCACCATCGCCGGAGGTGTGCTCACCGTGGTGGGTGCTGTGGCCTACGGCACCGGCGCCGCCAACTTGAGCCTTCCGACCATTTTTTACGGCATTCCAATCCTGCTGGGTGGACTGGCCTTGAAGTCATCGGAATTACCACCAGCCAAGCGCATCACGCCCAAAGCCCAACTCAAGCGAGAACGTGAGGCGGCCACTCCTGAACTGGGGAAACTTCTCGGCGATGTCACCCGTTGGCGCTATGGCCAGAAAGCGCATCTGGAAAGTTCTCTGGAATCGCTCAAACTGTGGGATGAAGACAACCCTCCTCAGCTGCTGGAAATCGAGGAGATCGTTCAGAGCGGTCACTACGGACTGCGGCTGCGTTTCGCCTGTGAGGCCGTTCCTTTACAGACTTGGCAGGAGCGAAGAGACCGATTAAGCCGCTTTTTTGCCAAAGGCTTCGAGGCAACAATCACCCCTTTAAGTGGAGAACGACTGGATCTGATTCTTCTGCCAGTGGGCGTTTCGACATCCGATCAGCCAGCTGACTCCGGAGAACTGGCGAATGGATGA
- a CDS encoding single-stranded DNA-binding protein, translating into MNHCVLEVDVLQAPTLRYTQDNQTPIAEMEVGFDALRPDDPRGQLKVVGWGNLAQDLQNRVQVGQRLLIEGRLRMNTVPRQDGTKEKRAEFTLARLHPLTAGAGATAQAQPVAAVPAKRTEAAAAPAPAKEPAAQWNTAPLVPDTDDIPF; encoded by the coding sequence ATGAATCACTGCGTACTTGAGGTGGATGTTCTACAGGCTCCCACCCTGCGATACACCCAAGACAATCAGACACCTATTGCTGAAATGGAGGTTGGTTTTGATGCCTTGCGTCCCGATGACCCCAGGGGCCAACTGAAGGTGGTGGGATGGGGCAACCTCGCCCAAGACCTGCAGAATCGCGTGCAGGTGGGCCAGCGTCTGCTGATCGAGGGCAGGCTGCGGATGAACACGGTGCCCCGTCAGGACGGCACTAAGGAAAAACGTGCTGAATTCACACTCGCCCGACTGCACCCGCTGACAGCAGGAGCCGGTGCCACGGCTCAGGCCCAACCTGTAGCTGCTGTTCCTGCCAAACGGACTGAAGCGGCGGCGGCTCCTGCGCCTGCGAAAGAGCCTGCAGCGCAGTGGAACACCGCTCCGCTGGTTCCCGACACTGACGACATTCCGTTCTGA